The Sphingobium sp. BYY-5 genome contains a region encoding:
- a CDS encoding NADPH-dependent FMN reductase: MALDILVLYGSYRRGRLGIRLADYLIRGFEGLGHQAELIDAKAVDLPMLDLRYSDYPPGDAPAAMARLAERLTAADAFVFVAGEYNRGVQPGLKNLVDHYLKEFDRRPAAIASYSMGRFAGVNSHADWTVTLTAMGMAVVPERLSVGQIGQTLNEQAQPQGEGGAALERGFAGFARNLIWWAEAAKAAR, from the coding sequence ATGGCGCTCGACATCCTCGTCCTTTACGGTTCCTATCGCCGGGGGCGGCTGGGCATCCGGCTTGCCGACTATCTCATCCGGGGTTTCGAAGGGCTGGGCCACCAGGCTGAACTGATCGACGCCAAAGCGGTCGACTTGCCCATGCTCGACCTGCGCTACAGCGACTATCCGCCCGGCGACGCGCCCGCCGCCATGGCCAGGCTGGCCGAACGTCTTACCGCCGCCGATGCCTTCGTCTTCGTCGCGGGCGAATATAATCGCGGTGTGCAGCCGGGCCTCAAAAATCTGGTCGATCATTATCTCAAGGAGTTCGATCGTCGGCCGGCTGCGATCGCCAGCTATTCGATGGGGCGCTTCGCCGGGGTCAACAGCCATGCCGACTGGACGGTGACGCTGACGGCGATGGGCATGGCGGTGGTGCCCGAACGGCTGAGCGTCGGCCAGATCGGTCAGACCCTGAACGAACAGGCCCAACCGCAGGGAGAGGGTGGCGCGGCGCTGGAACGGGGTTTTGCCGGTTTTGCGAGAAACCTCATCTGGTGGGCGGAGGCGGCTAAGGCCGCGCGTTGA
- a CDS encoding Pr6Pr family membrane protein, with protein MTNMIGRMGAALIALTGLAGLIIQFDATFAQNGSVGETLWILLRFFTVLTNVAVVLTFAAIALGRQVTPRWLGGVLLAILLVGIIYGLLLRGLLSLSGGTLLADTLLHKVTPVLAPLWWLLFARKGRLGWRDPWAWALFPTAYLPYALLRGVVEGKYAYPFINIAQLGIGQVLLNALLIAIGFVAAGYIWVWIDGRFNARP; from the coding sequence ATGACGAACATGATCGGACGGATGGGTGCCGCCCTCATCGCGCTGACGGGGCTGGCTGGCCTCATCATTCAGTTCGATGCGACCTTCGCGCAGAACGGGTCGGTGGGCGAAACGCTTTGGATATTGCTGCGCTTCTTCACCGTGCTGACCAATGTCGCAGTCGTCCTGACCTTCGCCGCGATCGCGCTGGGCCGACAGGTAACGCCACGATGGCTTGGCGGGGTGCTGCTGGCGATCCTGCTGGTCGGCATCATCTACGGCCTGCTGCTGCGCGGCCTGCTGTCCCTGAGCGGCGGCACGCTGCTCGCGGACACGCTGCTGCATAAGGTCACGCCCGTGCTGGCGCCGCTCTGGTGGCTGCTCTTCGCACGTAAGGGAAGGTTGGGATGGCGCGATCCCTGGGCCTGGGCGCTCTTCCCCACCGCCTATCTGCCCTATGCTCTACTACGCGGCGTGGTGGAGGGCAAATATGCCTATCCCTTCATCAATATCGCTCAACTGGGAATCGGCCAGGTGCTGCTGAATGCCCTGCTGATCGCCATCGGTTTCGTGGCGGCAGGCTATATATGGGTCTGGATCGACGGCCGGTTCAACGCGCGGCCTTAG
- a CDS encoding bestrophin family ion channel: MIVDPVPNMRRLASEVWKPLTALFVWDCAVTIAYYVLPFKAPSLPLTIFGSALALFLGFRSNSAYQRWWEGRVLWGAMINASRNLARATRNFLPDTEADSLKREIVMRQIAYVNALRCQLRRQPIGEEVTAFLQERDKTHALARANAANGLLDSTGRRIDIARREGWLDTIQQTQMEAVLVDIANAQGGMERLKNTPLPFQYRFLPILFTHIFCVLLPIGLVESLGFATPLGSTVAGLMFLAVLRIGDDLVDPFDNSVHDVPLTAMCRTIEIDLLQSIGDPAPDPVKPVRGVLW, encoded by the coding sequence ATGATCGTCGATCCCGTTCCCAATATGCGCCGGCTAGCGTCCGAAGTGTGGAAACCGCTGACGGCGCTGTTCGTCTGGGACTGCGCGGTCACGATCGCTTATTATGTCCTGCCCTTCAAGGCGCCCTCCTTGCCGCTCACCATCTTTGGTTCAGCGCTGGCGCTGTTTCTGGGGTTTCGGTCGAACAGCGCCTACCAACGCTGGTGGGAAGGGCGCGTGCTCTGGGGGGCGATGATTAACGCTTCGCGCAACCTTGCGCGCGCGACCCGCAACTTCCTGCCGGACACGGAAGCGGACAGCTTGAAGCGGGAAATCGTCATGCGCCAGATCGCCTATGTGAATGCGCTGCGTTGCCAGCTTCGCCGCCAGCCGATCGGTGAAGAGGTGACGGCCTTCCTTCAGGAACGCGACAAGACACACGCGCTGGCCCGCGCCAATGCCGCCAACGGCTTGCTCGACAGTACCGGCCGGCGGATCGACATCGCCCGGCGGGAGGGGTGGCTCGACACGATCCAGCAGACGCAGATGGAGGCGGTGCTGGTCGACATCGCCAATGCGCAGGGCGGCATGGAGCGGCTCAAGAACACGCCGCTGCCGTTCCAATATCGTTTCCTGCCGATCCTCTTCACCCATATTTTCTGCGTCCTCCTGCCGATCGGGCTGGTGGAATCGCTGGGATTCGCCACACCGCTGGGATCAACGGTGGCGGGTCTCATGTTCCTGGCGGTGCTGCGGATCGGCGACGACCTGGTCGATCCATTCGACAATAGCGTGCATGACGTGCCGCTGACGGCCATGTGCCGGACGATCGAGATCGATCTGCTCCAGTCGATCGGTGATCCAGCCCCCGATCCGGTTAAACCGGTCCGGGGAGTGTTATGGTGA
- a CDS encoding dicarboxylate/amino acid:cation symporter, with protein MRNRLTAFILIGMVLGVLTGFVANLLIGGDETLAKDVAGYFHLLADIFLHLIKMIIAPLVFSTLVAGIAHMGDSAALGRIGGRALAWFIIASLISLTLGLIFVNFFAPGEGLNLVRSGAESGVNTEALNFRDFILHVFPTSMIGAMAENSILQIVVFSLFVGVALTAIGDRGKPIVTVIEAMVELMLQVTGYVMRVAPFAVFGALASSVTVQGLGVLKTYGALVGEFYIALFCLWLLLFGAGSIFLGKRMFKLIRYVREPILIAFSTASSEAAYPKMLEQLDRFGVPRRIYSFVLPLGYSFNLDGSMMYAAFATIFIAQAYGIDLPIATQITILLVLMVTSKGIAAVPRASLVVVAATLGQFDLPVEGVAFILAVDHFMDMGRTATNVLGNAIATSVITKWEGMLEVEEPIDVPHPKAPAHTTAHGRAGLELASDMVDDERKG; from the coding sequence ATGCGAAACAGACTGACGGCCTTCATCCTCATCGGCATGGTCCTGGGGGTGCTGACGGGCTTCGTGGCCAATCTGCTGATTGGCGGGGACGAAACGTTGGCCAAGGATGTGGCGGGATATTTCCACCTTCTGGCCGACATCTTCCTCCACCTGATCAAGATGATTATCGCGCCGTTGGTCTTTTCCACGCTGGTCGCGGGCATCGCCCATATGGGCGACAGCGCAGCGCTGGGGCGGATCGGCGGGCGCGCGCTCGCCTGGTTCATCATCGCCAGTCTGATCTCGCTGACCCTGGGCCTGATCTTCGTCAATTTCTTTGCGCCGGGCGAAGGGCTGAACCTGGTCCGATCGGGCGCCGAATCGGGCGTTAACACCGAAGCGCTCAATTTCCGCGATTTCATCCTGCACGTCTTCCCGACCTCCATGATCGGGGCCATGGCGGAAAATTCGATCCTGCAGATCGTCGTCTTCTCACTGTTCGTGGGCGTTGCCCTCACCGCCATCGGCGACAGGGGCAAGCCGATCGTCACCGTGATCGAGGCGATGGTCGAACTGATGCTGCAGGTGACGGGTTATGTCATGCGCGTCGCCCCCTTCGCGGTGTTCGGCGCGCTCGCCTCGTCGGTAACGGTGCAGGGGCTGGGCGTCCTCAAAACCTATGGCGCGCTGGTCGGCGAATTTTATATCGCGCTCTTCTGCCTGTGGCTGCTGCTGTTCGGGGCTGGCTCGATCTTCCTGGGCAAGCGGATGTTCAAGCTGATCCGCTATGTTCGCGAACCGATCCTGATCGCCTTCTCGACCGCTTCGTCCGAAGCGGCCTATCCCAAGATGCTGGAGCAGCTCGACCGCTTCGGCGTGCCGCGCCGCATCTACAGCTTCGTGCTGCCGCTGGGCTACAGCTTCAACCTGGACGGGTCGATGATGTACGCGGCCTTCGCGACCATCTTCATCGCGCAAGCCTATGGCATCGACCTGCCGATCGCGACCCAGATCACCATCCTGCTGGTGCTGATGGTAACGAGCAAGGGCATCGCCGCCGTACCGCGCGCGTCACTGGTCGTCGTCGCGGCAACGCTGGGCCAGTTCGACCTGCCGGTCGAGGGTGTCGCCTTCATTCTGGCGGTCGACCATTTCATGGACATGGGCCGCACCGCCACCAACGTGCTGGGCAACGCCATCGCCACGTCGGTCATCACCAAATGGGAAGGGATGCTGGAGGTCGAGGAGCCGATCGACGTGCCCCATCCCAAGGCGCCGGCCCACACGACCGCGCACGGTCGCGCGGGCCTGGAGCTGGCGTCCGACATGGTGGACGATGAACGGAAGGGCTGA
- the pdxH gene encoding pyridoxamine 5'-phosphate oxidase, producing the protein MTDPFALFDEWYAQARETEPHDSSAMTLATADARGRPAARMVLLKGHGPDGFLFYTNFEGRKAGELLDNPHAALLFHWKSLRRQIRIEGPVEPVDNATADAYFATRSRDSQLGAWASDQSRPLSDRQIFMDRFSDVSARFEGIPVPRPPHWSGFRVIPERIEFWQDREHRLHERRLFEHIGNGWREGLLYP; encoded by the coding sequence ATGACCGATCCCTTCGCCTTGTTCGACGAATGGTACGCGCAAGCACGCGAGACCGAACCGCATGACAGCAGCGCCATGACGCTGGCCACCGCCGATGCGCGCGGACGACCGGCGGCACGGATGGTGCTGTTGAAGGGGCACGGGCCGGACGGTTTCCTCTTCTACACCAATTTCGAGGGGCGCAAGGCAGGCGAGCTGTTGGACAATCCCCATGCGGCGCTGCTCTTCCATTGGAAATCGCTGCGTCGCCAGATCCGGATCGAAGGACCGGTCGAGCCGGTCGATAACGCCACCGCCGACGCTTATTTCGCGACGCGCAGCCGCGACAGCCAACTTGGCGCCTGGGCCTCCGACCAGTCGCGGCCGCTATCCGACCGGCAGATTTTCATGGACCGATTCAGCGATGTCAGCGCCCGGTTCGAAGGCATTCCGGTGCCGCGGCCGCCGCACTGGTCGGGCTTCCGTGTTATCCCCGAACGGATCGAGTTCTGGCAGGATCGCGAGCATCGGCTGCACGAACGGCGGCTGTTCGAACATATCGGCAATGGCTGGCGCGAAGGCCTCCTCTATCCCTGA
- a CDS encoding DnaJ C-terminal domain-containing protein, with translation MADPYSTLGVARNASEAEIKSAYRKLAKELHPDRNKDNPKAAEKFSTATNAYDLLSDKDKRARFDRGEIDGDGNPTAPFGFGGGGGGGPRGRPGGFEFNEGGADFGDIFEGLFGGAGRRATGGGGFGRQAPPQKGANVNYRLAVQFIDAAILAPQRITLQDGKTIDLKLPAGVESGTQMRLSGKGQAGPGGAGDAIVTIDVKPHPFFRRDGDNVLLDLPITLGEAVKGGKVKVPTVDGPVMLGVTPGATSGKTLRLRGKGFTGKDGHRGDQLVTLQIDVPADDPAIQALVEGWQDARAVRAHLGV, from the coding sequence ATGGCCGATCCCTATTCCACCCTGGGCGTAGCCCGCAACGCCAGCGAAGCGGAGATCAAGTCCGCCTATCGCAAGCTGGCGAAAGAGCTGCATCCCGACCGGAACAAGGACAATCCGAAGGCGGCTGAGAAATTCTCGACCGCGACCAACGCCTATGACCTGCTGTCGGACAAGGACAAGCGCGCCCGTTTCGACCGGGGCGAGATTGACGGCGACGGCAATCCGACCGCGCCCTTCGGTTTTGGTGGAGGCGGGGGTGGCGGCCCTCGCGGGCGTCCGGGCGGCTTCGAGTTCAATGAAGGCGGCGCGGACTTCGGCGATATTTTCGAGGGGCTGTTCGGCGGCGCGGGGCGGCGTGCGACCGGGGGTGGCGGCTTTGGCCGGCAAGCGCCGCCGCAGAAGGGCGCAAACGTCAACTATCGGCTTGCGGTGCAGTTTATCGACGCGGCGATCCTTGCACCCCAGCGCATCACCCTGCAGGACGGCAAGACGATTGACCTGAAGCTTCCCGCCGGGGTGGAGAGCGGGACGCAGATGCGCCTGTCAGGCAAAGGGCAGGCGGGGCCGGGCGGCGCGGGTGACGCGATCGTCACCATCGACGTGAAGCCGCATCCCTTCTTCAGGCGCGACGGCGACAATGTGCTGCTTGATCTGCCCATCACCCTGGGCGAGGCAGTGAAGGGCGGCAAGGTCAAGGTGCCCACGGTCGATGGTCCGGTGATGCTGGGCGTGACGCCTGGCGCGACTTCGGGCAAGACGTTGCGCCTGCGTGGCAAGGGCTTCACCGGCAAGGACGGCCATCGCGGCGACCAGCTCGTCACCCTGCAGATCGACGTGCCGGCCGACGATCCGGCGATCCAGGCGCTGGTCGAAGGCTGGCAGGACGCACGGGCGGTGCGCGCCCATCTGGGCGTCTGA
- a CDS encoding YihY/virulence factor BrkB family protein gives MPMPSPLSPESRREMSQEARAHFHRHIDRVRPGSHVFEVARRVIVGTYSDGFIHAGNLAYLSLMTLFPFFIVAAAVASIFGRTEDGVQAVNAFLTTVPPGVADVVRQPISDVLTARTGPLLWLGGLVGLWTVGSLIETIRDILRRAYGTKSTKPFWRYRLGAIGITLVSVFAVMFAFTLQVAITGVDQFLHRILPWADKAIALVASAKLVPMGITGVALWSLFVALTPTVYKDRRFPKWPGAVATALWWYGATMLLPPTLSLLGGYGRTYGSLAGVMITLIFFFLVGLGVVIGAELNAALAEFPEEEADAAMQDKGNGTTL, from the coding sequence ATGCCGATGCCCTCTCCCCTCTCCCCCGAATCCCGCCGCGAGATGTCGCAGGAGGCGCGCGCCCATTTCCATCGCCACATCGATCGCGTCCGGCCCGGCTCGCATGTCTTCGAAGTCGCCAGGCGCGTCATCGTCGGCACCTATAGCGATGGCTTCATCCATGCGGGCAATCTTGCCTATCTGTCGCTGATGACGCTCTTTCCCTTCTTCATCGTCGCGGCGGCGGTGGCGAGCATCTTTGGTCGCACCGAGGATGGGGTGCAGGCGGTCAATGCCTTCCTCACTACCGTGCCACCCGGCGTCGCCGATGTGGTGCGCCAGCCGATCAGCGATGTGCTGACCGCGCGGACTGGCCCGCTGCTGTGGCTGGGCGGTCTTGTCGGCCTGTGGACCGTGGGCAGCCTGATCGAGACGATTCGCGACATATTGCGCCGCGCCTATGGCACGAAAAGCACCAAGCCCTTCTGGCGCTATCGTCTCGGCGCCATCGGCATCACGCTGGTCAGCGTGTTCGCGGTGATGTTCGCCTTCACGCTCCAGGTCGCGATCACCGGTGTCGACCAGTTCCTGCACCGGATATTGCCGTGGGCCGATAAAGCGATCGCTTTGGTCGCTTCGGCGAAGCTGGTGCCGATGGGCATCACCGGCGTCGCGCTCTGGTCATTGTTCGTTGCCTTGACGCCCACCGTCTATAAGGATCGGCGCTTTCCCAAATGGCCCGGCGCGGTGGCGACCGCGCTCTGGTGGTACGGCGCGACCATGCTGCTGCCGCCCACCCTGTCGCTGCTGGGCGGTTATGGCCGCACCTATGGCAGCCTGGCAGGTGTCATGATTACCCTCATTTTTTTCTTTCTCGTCGGGCTTGGCGTGGTAATTGGCGCGGAATTGAATGCGGCGCTGGCGGAATTCCCGGAAGAGGAAGCAGATGCCGCCATGCAGGATAAAGGGAACGGAACGACATTATGA
- the fabI gene encoding enoyl-ACP reductase FabI, protein MTGLMAGKRGLIMGLANDKSLAWGIAKQLYDQGAELAFSYQGDALAKRVRPLAEQVGSDFLIDCDVTDMDKLDAAFAEIEARWGTLDFVVHAIGFSDKNELRGLYVDTSLDNFLLTMNVSAYSFVAVTKRARALMPNGGSILTLSYYGAEKVIPHYNVMGVAKAALETSVKYLAMDLGPENIRVNAISAGPIKTLAASGIGDFRYILKWNELNSPLRRNVTIEDVGGAGLYLLSDLASGVTGEIHHVDAGYNVIGMKAEDAPDIALDKA, encoded by the coding sequence ATGACAGGCTTGATGGCAGGGAAGCGCGGGCTCATCATGGGGCTGGCGAACGACAAGTCGCTGGCTTGGGGCATTGCCAAGCAACTGTATGACCAAGGTGCGGAGCTGGCCTTTTCCTATCAGGGCGATGCGCTGGCCAAGCGCGTGCGGCCGCTGGCTGAGCAGGTCGGGTCGGATTTCCTGATCGACTGCGACGTCACCGACATGGACAAGCTGGACGCCGCCTTTGCGGAGATCGAGGCGCGCTGGGGCACGCTCGATTTCGTCGTCCATGCGATCGGCTTTTCCGACAAGAATGAGCTGCGCGGCCTCTATGTCGACACCAGCCTGGACAATTTCCTGCTGACCATGAATGTGTCGGCCTATAGCTTCGTGGCCGTTACAAAGCGCGCCCGCGCCCTGATGCCCAATGGCGGCAGCATCCTGACGCTCAGCTATTATGGCGCGGAAAAGGTCATCCCCCATTATAACGTCATGGGTGTGGCCAAGGCGGCGCTGGAAACCAGCGTCAAGTATCTGGCGATGGACCTGGGTCCGGAAAATATCCGCGTCAATGCGATCTCCGCCGGACCGATCAAGACGCTGGCGGCCAGCGGCATCGGTGATTTCCGCTACATCCTCAAGTGGAACGAATTGAATTCGCCGCTGCGTCGCAATGTGACGATTGAGGATGTGGGTGGCGCGGGTCTCTATTTGCTGTCGGATCTGGCGTCGGGCGTCACCGGCGAGATTCACCATGTCGATGCGGGCTATAACGTCATCGGCATGAAGGCCGAGGACGCGCCCGATATCGCGCTCGACAAGGCGTAA
- the aroC gene encoding chorismate synthase has product MSFNTFGRVFRFTTWGESHGPAIGAVVDGCPPGLPLSESDIQPWLDLRKPGTSKFTTQRREPDEVRILSGVFEGRTTGTPISLMIENTDQRSKDYSEVAKAYRPGHADYAYDAKYGFRDYRGGGRSSARETASRVAAGAVARLVIPEVDIFAYVSEIGGDAIDYANFDASQIGRNPFFCPDPQAAQRWEALVDSARKDGSSLGAIVECVASGVPAGWGAPLYAKLDSELAAAMMSINAVKGVEIGDGFAAARLRGEQNADPMRPGNDGPVFLANHAGGIAGGISTGQPVKVRIAFKPTSSILIPVETVTRDGEASDIITKGRHDPCVGIRGIPVVEAMMALVLADQKLLDRAQCGERPDRD; this is encoded by the coding sequence ATGAGCTTCAACACATTCGGTCGCGTCTTTCGTTTCACCACCTGGGGTGAAAGCCACGGTCCCGCGATCGGCGCGGTGGTCGATGGTTGTCCTCCGGGCTTGCCGTTGTCGGAAAGCGACATCCAGCCATGGCTTGACCTGCGCAAGCCCGGCACGTCCAAATTCACCACCCAGCGCCGCGAGCCGGACGAAGTGCGCATCCTCTCCGGCGTGTTCGAGGGCAGGACCACCGGCACCCCGATCAGCCTGATGATCGAGAACACCGATCAGCGGTCCAAAGATTATTCCGAGGTCGCCAAAGCCTATCGCCCCGGCCATGCCGACTATGCCTATGACGCCAAATACGGCTTTCGCGACTATCGCGGCGGCGGGCGTTCCTCGGCGCGCGAAACCGCCAGCCGCGTGGCGGCCGGCGCGGTGGCGCGGCTGGTCATCCCGGAAGTCGACATCTTCGCCTATGTGAGCGAGATTGGTGGCGACGCCATCGACTATGCGAATTTCGATGCTTCGCAGATCGGCCGGAATCCGTTTTTCTGCCCTGACCCGCAGGCGGCCCAGCGCTGGGAGGCGCTGGTCGATAGCGCGCGCAAGGACGGCTCCTCGCTCGGAGCCATCGTCGAATGCGTCGCGTCGGGCGTGCCCGCGGGCTGGGGCGCGCCGCTCTATGCCAAGCTGGACAGCGAACTGGCCGCCGCGATGATGAGCATCAATGCGGTCAAGGGCGTGGAGATTGGCGACGGCTTCGCTGCGGCCCGCCTACGCGGCGAGCAGAATGCCGACCCGATGCGGCCGGGCAATGACGGTCCCGTCTTCCTCGCCAATCATGCCGGCGGGATAGCCGGGGGCATCTCCACCGGTCAGCCGGTGAAGGTCCGCATCGCCTTCAAGCCGACCAGCTCGATCCTGATCCCGGTCGAGACGGTGACGCGCGATGGCGAAGCGTCGGACATCATCACCAAGGGCCGCCATGACCCGTGCGTCGGCATTCGTGGCATCCCGGTGGTCGAAGCGATGATGGCGCTGGTGCTGGCCGACCAGAAGCTGCTCGATCGCGCGCAATGCGGCGAACGCCCTGATCGGGACTGA
- a CDS encoding PhzF family phenazine biosynthesis protein: MTSLNFTQVDAFADAPFSGNPAAVIPLDAWLDDATLQAIAEENNLSETAFTVPTPDDPDADYELRWFTPTIEVKLCGHATLASGHVLIQGASVRFRTRHAGILTVTRDGEGYALSLPAWTMAPAPLPVLAAGLGGQPVESHWRDGGYSLFLFPDAASVRALTPDFAALKPLGDMMLIATAPGEDSDIVSRVFVPGGGVDEDPVTGSAHCLLTPFWAERLGKTQISAYQASTRGGRLGCTLAGDRVILTGGCRTVIEGRFFP; encoded by the coding sequence ATGACAAGCCTGAACTTCACGCAGGTCGACGCCTTCGCCGATGCGCCCTTCAGCGGCAATCCCGCCGCCGTGATACCGCTCGATGCCTGGCTCGACGACGCCACGCTCCAGGCGATCGCGGAAGAGAATAATCTCTCCGAAACCGCCTTCACTGTGCCGACCCCTGACGATCCGGATGCCGACTATGAACTGCGCTGGTTCACCCCGACGATCGAAGTGAAGCTGTGCGGCCATGCCACGCTGGCGAGCGGTCATGTGCTGATACAGGGCGCGTCCGTTCGTTTCCGTACCCGCCATGCTGGCATTCTGACCGTCACCCGCGATGGGGAGGGCTATGCCCTCTCGCTCCCGGCCTGGACGATGGCGCCCGCGCCTTTACCGGTACTGGCGGCGGGGCTGGGCGGGCAGCCGGTCGAATCGCACTGGCGCGACGGGGGCTATAGCCTCTTCCTCTTTCCCGACGCCGCCAGCGTGCGCGCGCTGACCCCCGATTTCGCGGCCTTGAAGCCGTTGGGTGACATGATGCTGATCGCCACCGCGCCGGGCGAGGATAGCGATATTGTCAGCCGCGTGTTCGTGCCGGGCGGCGGGGTGGATGAAGATCCCGTCACCGGCTCCGCCCATTGCCTGCTTACCCCCTTCTGGGCGGAGCGGCTGGGAAAGACGCAGATCAGCGCCTATCAGGCTTCGACGCGCGGCGGCCGGCTGGGCTGCACCCTGGCGGGGGATCGGGTCATCCTGACCGGCGGCTGCCGCACGGTGATAGAGGGGCGCTTCTTCCCTTAA